In Brachypodium distachyon strain Bd21 chromosome 2, Brachypodium_distachyon_v3.0, whole genome shotgun sequence, one genomic interval encodes:
- the LOC112270989 gene encoding zinc finger MYM-type protein 1-like yields MLQGEAFRGHDESALSLNKGNFLEMLDWYKARNEEARIAFEELCPQNAQMIYPKIQKALAKTCADGVRKAIKQEMGDRLFSVLIDESRDISVKEQMALVVRYINKGEVIERFLGIKHVTETTAEALKKALVEVLGNHGLLIANLCGQGYDGASNMRGEFNGVQKLYRLILQEEGCIA; encoded by the exons ATGTTGCAAGGTGAAGCATTCCGTGGGCATGATGAATCTGCCCTTTCCTTAAATAAGGGTAATTTTCTAGAGATGCTTGATTGGTACAAAGCAAGAAATGAGGAAGCGAGGATTGCATTTGAGGAGCTATGTCCCCAAAATGCCCAAATGATTTATCCAAAGATTCAAAAAGCACTTGCAAAAACTTGTGCTGATGGGGTTCGTAAAGCAATAAAGCAAGAGATGGGCGATCGCCTCTTCTCAGTTCTTATTGATGAATCTCGTGATATATCAGTCAAAGAGCAAATGGCACTGGTTGTGAG GTATATCAACAAGGGGGAAGTTATTGAAAGATTTTTGGGTATCAAGCATGTCACGGAGACAACAGCGGAAGCACTAAAGAAAGCATTGGTTGAGGTTCTTGGTAATCATGGGCTACTTATTGCAAATTTATGTGGGCAAGGGTATGATGGGGCTTCTAATATGAGAGGAGAATTCAATGGTGTTCAAAAACTG TACCGGCTCATCTTGCAAGAGGAAGGATGTATTGCTTGA
- the LOC112270712 gene encoding uncharacterized protein LOC112270712, translating to MATSPYFLWPAQQASSATATAASDVSAGFGFGAAQGETASTDMGPLVAPELSEAVGRPRLRRQSSGSGSGRGPQQQASGSGGAAAPKKPPQRGLGVAELERLRCGGFDPLQDLNAVAAAAAAMADAVNASVLQQGNSNSVLLQHPDHLPPPFDVAPSIGSRYYSPLLVQPSPAPPAPPAPVRYVHSHSAPGVAAEQQYFMDRWGRMGGFVPVGNGGQQLQMDLPAAAAAEHPSSQNTIWRPAASSSAPCFHTGHRCDLCSKTMRALTERGSRAPAAAATAMPDYSIYDLAAAMTSAGRKETTGEGFLARLEGKKEVREIEFFPTSTNHGAAGDVGPDDSEFSTMRWAPFSSSSSAGGHAAPLDLSLRL from the exons ATGGCGACCAGCCCATACTTCCTCTGGCCCGCGCAGCAGGCGTCctctgccaccgccaccgccgcctccgacgtCTCCgccggcttcggcttcggcgcCGCTCAGGGCGAGACGGCGTCGACGGACATGGGGCCGCTGGTCGCGCCGGAGCTCTCGGAGGCGGTGGGGCGGCCGCGGCTGCGCCGACAGTCGTCCGGGTCGGGCTCCGGGAGGGggccgcagcagcaggcttccggctccggcggggcggcggcgccgaagaAGCCCCCGCAGCGCGGGCTCGGCGTGGCGGAGCTCGAGCGCCTGCGGTGCGGCGGGTTCGACCCGCTGCAGGACCTCAACGCCGTGGCCGCagccgcggccgccatggcggaCGCCGTCAACGCCAGCGTACTACAGCAAGGCAACTCCAATTCCGTCCTCCTGCAACACCCCGAccacctgccgccgccgttcgaCGTTGCCCCCTCCATCGGCTCGCGCTACTACTCGCCTCTCCTCGTCCAGCCCTCGCCTGcccctccggcgccgccggcaccCGTGCGCTATGTCCACTCGCACTCGGCTCCAGGcgtggcggcggagcagcagtACTTCATGGATCGGTGGGGCCGCATGGGGGGCTTCGTCCCGGTGGGCAATGGTGGCCAACAGCTCCAGATGgacctgccggcggcggcggcggcagagcacCCTTCAAGCCAAAACACCATCTGGCGTCCGGcggcatcctcctccgccccctgCTTCCACACTGGCCACCGCTGCGACCTCTGCTCCAAG ACGATGAGGGCCTTGACAGAGAGAGGATCACgggcccctgccgccgccgccaccgccatgcCGGACTACTCCATCTACGACCTCGCTGCCGCCATGACCAGCGCCGGTCGTAAG GAGACGACGGGGGAAGGGTTCTTGGCACGGCTGGaggggaagaaggaggtgaGGGAGATCGAGTTCTTCCCGACGAGCACCAaccacggcgccgccggcgatgtGGGCCCCGACGATTCCGAGTTCTCGACGATGCGCTGGgcgcccttctcctcctcctcgtccgccgGTGGCCACGCCGCGCCCCTGGACCTGTCGCTGAGGCTGTAG
- the LOC100823570 gene encoding universal stress protein PHOS34, whose protein sequence is MAATHPASPTAAGDKSSPSPPPPVRLATAVAAIQPSSPRFFFSSLAASSSPHRRIGIAVDLSDESAFAVKWAVQNYLRPGDAVVLLHVRPTSVLYGADWGSIPVSVDDDDGGEAPAGDEPEDARKKREEDFDTFTSTKSQDLAQPLVAAQIPFKIHIVKDHDMKERLCLEAERLGLSAMIMGSRGFGAFRRGDKGRLGSVSDYCVHHCVCPVVVVRYPDDAGAAGGAEAAGDELRTVPENEVVFHEAPEGQKEN, encoded by the exons ATGGCAGCGACCCACCCGGCctccccgaccgccgccggtGACAAGTCatccccctcgccgccgccgccggtgcgcCTGGCGACGGCGGTCGCGGCCATCCAACCCAGCTCGccgcgcttcttcttctcctccctcgcggcttcctcctcgccgcacCGCCGCATCGGCATCGCCGTCGACCTCTCCGACGAGTCCGCCTTCGCCGTCAAGTGGGCCGTCCAGAACTACCTCCGCCCAGGCGACGCCGTCGTGCTCCTCCACGTGCGCCCCACCTCCGTCCTCTACGGCGCCGACTGGGGCTCCATCCCCGTCtccgtcgacgacgacgacggcggggaAGCGCCGGCTGGCGACGAGCCGGAGGACGCGCGGAAGAAGCGGGAGGAGGACTTCGACACCTTCACCTCCACCAAGTCGCAGGATCTGGCGCAGCCGCTCGTCGCCGCGCAGATCCCCTTCAAGATCCACATCGTCAAGGACCACGACATGAAGGAGCGCCTCTGCCTCGAGGCCGAGCGCCTCGGCCTGTCCGCGATGATCATGGGCAGCCGCGGCTTTGGTGCCTTCCGCAGGGGAGATAAAGGGAGGCTCGGGAGTGTCAGCGACTACTGCGTGCACCACTGCGTCTGCCCCGTGGTGGTTGTGCGGTACCCTGATGATGCTGGGGCAGCTGGTGGTGCGGAGGCTGCGGGCGATGAGCTGCGGACGGTCCCTGAGAATGAGGTCGTGTTCCATGAGGCGCCCGAGGGGCAGAAAG AAAACTGA